The following is a genomic window from Mustela lutreola isolate mMusLut2 chromosome 5, mMusLut2.pri, whole genome shotgun sequence.
attatgtcTGTGAATTAAAAGTCCTTCATAACTTTACAGATGAGTTTAAAAAAGGATCGATAATAGGCAGATTCAAACTATGCAGCCTgttgatagaaaataaatatccttttatGATCTCTGAAAAAGATATGTAGCATTTTGATATGGAGGGTACTTTCCCCCAAGAtgaatacagttgacccttgaacattgCCTGGGGGTGGGATGCCAACCCCACACACAGTTggaaatccacatataacttggggctcccccaaaacttaactattaatagtctactgttgactggaagcctgaCTTGATTATATacacagttgattaacacatattttgaatGTTCTTTGTAAAATCATAAGCAAGCGAATATACACTTCCAGTACTATAATTCATTTATCAAAAAAGATCTATGTATAAGTGGATCTGTACTATTCAAACCCATGTTCAAGGGCCAACTATAATGGAAATGTACTTGAAATaggttttaataaaaacataaatgtattataaatatgtcCATGTTATAAATGATAGCATAAAGTCTAACCCTCCAAAGGGTACACTTTcttgttcattaaaaaatatcataGTCATACTTTTACATCAAGATTCACTTTATTTTCTCTATCATATAAATACCTGAGAGTGGCATTTTAAAGCAGAGCAGTCAATATATGAAAACTAGTTTCCTGGTTTTGTGAGATGAAATGTGATTAGATAATAACTCTCAAGCTCCATTCAGTAATACTTATGTTCcaatttgctcattcattcatttcagctGACTGGTCAAACACAGAATGTAAAACCTGGATCTTATTATTCAACTTATTAGCAGGAAGTTTGGGGCGATCTGCAATATTGTCTGGTTTCTCCGGTAATGACCTGTAAGGTTTTGCTTTGATTTCACCTTCAGGAAATGTAGGCTCAGAAAGCACAGGCTCAGAAAAGGCTTTTCTAagattttcattctcttctctcttttgcctTATGGATTCTTCTTCTTGGAAAATTTTCTTTACCTTCTCCAACACAGCATTAACACAGACtgtctaataataaaaaaaattttttttgaaaagtttctttttaagCGACTGAACTTCCAATAATAAGTCCAATAAAATGTGTAACATAAAGTCATTAATCTACTTATTCTAATAAAGAAGCACTTCTTTTCCTGGCATATGATAAACATCAGGAGGTTGATTCCTTGTTCTAAATATATTACAACACTGtctagaaagaaaattaaagcataaTATGCTTCAATAAATacatgcttttctcttttccacccAATTCATTAAATGCTTTATATCTTTACTCTCTGATTTAATTAAATGAGACTCCTTTCTTCTCCTGAATTAAATGAAACACTTTCTGGGATATTGAATTTGTCCCCCAATGTGTTAATATCTCAAAGTAGGCATCTAGTTTTTACTTTCTCCCCCTACACTTTGCTTATACCTATGTGTACAATTGAAGGGGCGTAAACACATTAGGTAGAATTTAGTAAGCTAGTGGATCAATGATTTCTAAGCAGGCACATGATCCAATTTCCCTCAAAAAATGCCATTCAATACTTTGAGTGTCAAGACACACAGAAATATAACTGAAAATAGGGAATCACTAAGAACTgtaatgatgaagatgatgatgatgctaTTTAAGGCAAGCAACAAGAATAATACAATCCATAAAATATAAGAAGACCTAAACTAGCTTATCTTACCAAAGCAATGCCTAAAGCTCACATAATAGGCTTTAAACTCTTAGAAGGTTTTCCTAAAGAAGGTAATAGAGAAAGGATtgagggcctcagtttcttcctgatctACCTCCTCTTTTTCTTGGCCTGCACTACACTATAGAATGAGGGAATACCAGATGCTTTCCTTCACTTCCCTACAGTTAGTACATGGTCACGTGACACTGTTTTagccaacaaaataaaatatatctgccGGGGAGGAGGTcaggagggatttttaaaagtttttctccTATATGAAAAGAAagattcttttgtcttttgccTCAATAACtatcccctcccccctgctttgAACTCTGATATAGATAGGATGCCTGAGCATGAGGCAGCAAACCTAAGGAccaaaacaataaacaagataGCATAGGAGGAAGGTGGGAAGGTCCTGGATTTAGATGACATTGTAGACCCACTGTGCAAACCTGGGAACCACCTAACTCTAGACTTCTGATTAACTGAGATACTTAAATGTCTTCATCAGTTAAGGCACTGCCAGCTATTTTTTGTTACTTGCATCCAAGTGTATCCCAACCTAGAGCGATAAACCTTGAGGTCCATCACTTCCTGCTACAAACAGCTTCATCCGTTTATCCCCCAGTAGGGTCATTTTTTATGTATGCCATGTTGTGAAAAAAGATTAGGGGagcacatgggtagctcagtccactaagcatctgactcttgattttggcttagatcatgatctcggggtcatgagatcgagttcCCTGTGGCAGGATCTATGTAGGACATGGAaccggcttaagattctctctctccgcccctccccctgcttgcctcctcctgtacatgctctctctctctctcccttcccctccccgcaTAAACAGATCAGGAAGCCCTGTCCTATTTGATATATTTCTTCTTCCCTCACCTACAAAATTTTATCTGTGTCCAATCTAACCACTTCTACCCCAGTCACAGAAAAAAACGGGTCTAGACTGAAGTCAGTATCTCTGTGTTTATTTGTAATCTATACCCTACCTCTTCTCTAACAATTATTCCCTGCCTTTTCAGCCTCTCCTTCTTGGTTGCTTCTTGCCCTGAAACTTCTAATGTGTTCAAGTATCTCCCATCTTAAAGTAAAAGTCCCTGGAACGCTGTTTCTCTCTTTGACTGCTATATATGCTTGCTTTTCTTGATCAAACCAGGGTCTATATTCATGGCTTTGATATTATCATCTCCTCTTCACTGAAACCTGCATATTTCTGTCTTCCTTATTCTATCACACCACTGAGATAGTTACAAGATGGTTGACTCCAACATCTTTACTACTAGATCTAATGAACActtttcaaatcttttattttacttgtttttttctcctggtaATTGACATTTAACTGCTCATAACTTCCTGAGTCTCTATTTCCTTGATATTTTGTCTCCTGATTCTCTTCCTACTtttctgatttttgcttttttgtctcCTTCATGGATTTCTTTTTAGCTTACCTTAAATGTTGCTGTTTTTTACATTCCCATTGATTTTCCACTCTTCTCACTTCCAGACTTTTCACTCTTTCCACAATGGTTCCACTCACAGGACTTTAACTTCCAACATATAATTATTTGCTTTCAAAATCACAATTCCAGCCCTGACCTCTCCTAGACCCTGGGTGCATACATGACCAATTATCAGGTCACCAAAAAACTGTTTCTAATACCTACTTAGAAAGTTTATAGAATGACAAGTCATGTGGGATGATAATTTCAAACGCCTTCAAGAAATTAGAGTTTAATTTTGGTTTTAGTcttatttgttttagtttcaCCACAGCTATTTCATcccacccatttatttatttatttatttatttatttatttatttattgcagcattttgCATCCAAGATCAGTTGGATGTCATTTTTGTATGAGATTCACATTTAAGATATTGAACACgtctcaaaaattttaaacacttGCAAAATATAAGTTTggctcttttaaaaaactattgcTATGTTTATAAAGGTaagttcctttacttttttttcaaggATGTCTTAGCTATTCTTGACCTTTTTCACTTCCctgtaaatcttaaaataaattagtcaACTTACACACCTGCTTATATTTTAATTGGGACCACAACCAATctataaataatgagaaaaagaatctttATTATTGTGTATctcaatatgattttaaaaaattaacaaaagtgtGTAAGACCAAGTAACAAAAAAGCTGTaagaattattaagaaaaaataatgaggacctaaataaatagagGGATAtaccatgctcctggattgaagGGTGGACTTATTATACCAGTTATCAAGACTTATAAAGCTCTTGTAAATAATACAATGTTGAATCGGTGTAAAcatagaaaaatagattaattgaaTAGAACAGAGGGTCAATAAACAGACCAACACATAAAAACACACTTGATTTATGACAAAATAAATGTACTGGGGCAATagggaaagtatttttttctccctagcaAATTGAGTTAGATCAATGGAATACCCATGGAGGAAAAATTTGTTCCTTACCTCATAGCAATTCCAGGTGAATTATAAATCTAAAAgtgaaagttaaaataataaacctCCTACAATATATCAGAGGGAACGATTTCATGACCTTGGATATAGGTCAAGCTGCCCTAATTAAGATCTAAAAAGCACCTAACATAAAGAAAAGATTAATGCATTGGACaacattaaaactaaaaaagTCTGGTTTAAAGATACTGCTAAAAGGGCAAAAGAAAgtcacagaataaaagaaataaccaaaagAGGGTTTATGCCTAGAGTATATTTCAaaagtagaaatcaataataaaaaagatagaacagaaaagcagaagagaCTTTAATAGTAATTCACAAAAGATCCCAATGTCTGCTTAATGTGTAAAAGGAACTCTGTCTGATTAAtaatcaaggaaatgtaaattcaAGCACAATGTGATAATACTACATACTCACAAGAATGGAAAAGACAGACAATAGCAGCTACTGGGCAGTATCTACTAGAGATGAATACCTACATATTCTATGGTTCAGAAATATTACTAAAACATATGTATGAGAATATTCATAGAAAGCATATTCACAGTTGCCAAAactgtaaataataaaaaatttcaacCGTAGTGTGGATAGTAacatatatataggatatatatttaattatttatgtattcaatCAATGAAACTCTACACAGCAATGAAAACCAACAAACTATTGATGTAGGCAATGAATGAATCTCATTAATGGCAACTgagcaaaaaaagacaaatacaaaagaatatatagtatattatttaatatatatacaatttaaacTGTCTATGGTATTTGAAGTCAAAATAGGGGTTATCCTTTGTAGAAGAGGTTCATGACTGTGAAGGAAGTGAGAAAGAGGTTTCTAGAATGAAGGTTACATTTTGTTTCTTGATGTGTGTGATAGATAGATTTTGTGATAATTCATCAAGCTGTGTACTTTTCTCTCTGCAttatacttttttgaaaaaaaaattgagaggtaAGTATAAATAGCAatggagtaaaagaaaataacgccttataatgtataaaatcctttatatttttatcacactttgtttttattgtattttaatttaattttgagagagatagaaagtaCATTTGTGAAAGGTGGTGGAAGAgtaaagggagagtgagagaatcccaagcaggctccatactcggTGCAGAGCctttatgtggggctcgatttcaaaaccctgagatgaaatcaagagttggatgcttaaccatctgagccacacaggcgctcctTCTGTCACACTTTGTAATGAACACTTTTGAATTACAGAACTTGTAATTCAAAGTACACTAATATTTGTGTTCCCCAATATCATAGACTTAAATGACAGAATACTGAACTTTAGCCAACCATGGCACAATGGATTAAACAAAACCACTATAGCtgtgaaaataaaaccaaaatgttttgaccaaataataataaactttataaaaataattttattcaagtAAATTTGGTTTTGATGGATTGACTTGCCTCAGAAATGGAATGAGTTTACCTCAGAAGagtaattattttagaaaagtaaatttctaatgtaaaattattttgtgtaCAAGAGAACAGTACCTTGATTTATGAATTTACTATGTATCTATATCTTTAACATTACATGAAATAAGTACATTTATACCTAGATTCTAATAATTTTCTTAACTTACCAGATAAATTAGTGCTGCATATGAAGCACATATTATGCTAGTTAAAGCAGTCTTTGCCGGAAAAGAAATGATTTCAAACAAAGAACCCCTTCTGACCTGcgaaaacaaaaaagagttttCTAATTACAATAAAAGTTTTCAGTGTtacaatgttaaattttaaaatattactgtaaaatgagaatttaaatatttctttctaaagaaaGTTATCTGCTGGGTCTATCTTGGTTTTTTTTCACATTCTGAAAACAtattggtttgtttatttatttatttatttatttatttttacaaaaaggtACTTTCTTTTGCTATGACAGATCTATTAAAACTtataaaagatcaataaaaaaaCTTGCATTTCCAAAATGTAAATTActttaacatttttacatttaacaAGTGTGCTCACTAGGGGGTGCCACTGTGCATATTAGAAAAACAGTCTTGTCTTTGTTCAAATTCATGTAATCATCCTTTACTAAATTTTTCACTTCTTCATTAAGCAAACAGTAATCGAAATACAAAGCATTTCCTGCAGATTAATGACCTGATTGGAAATGTTAATCATGAGACTGCTGAAGGCCAGCATTAACCTTAGGTGAACATTAAGCTTCAGGAAATGCTCTGCACTCACATCCAGCATGCTTCTTTGCAACAGAGGTTTACACCAAAAATGAATTTGTCTCTCAGAGGTTTTTAGTTTCTGGTAATAGGTGTCTCTGCCTCAAACAACAATATGTTTAGTTTAGGAGAATCATTCTCTCTTCTAGGTCACCTCTGTTGCCTTGAGTAGGATCTGAAAGGAGGGCATTGGAAAAAACATTCCCTTCCCATTCAGCAGTGAAGTGGCAGTTAGCCATGCTCTGAAGTATGTGCCAAGACACTCAATGGCTTCAATAACTCCTGAAGGTACAGGCTGCAGCTAATAAAATCATGTAAATGCACAGTAAAAATGCACACAAACTAGAAAGAACAGTATGTATGTGTAAAGTTACTTATGACcctgaaaaatggaaacaattgaTAGCAGAATGGTTAGGTAAATTAAGCAATATCCACTCAATGGCGTATTACAGCCTCTTAAAATGTGCTTCTGAAGAATGCCTCATAACATTTTATTGAACAAACGTTTGTATGGCACTGGGTTTTCAGTGCCTGTTGCAGTATATTCAGTTTTTGCTTACTGCTGCCACTGCTGAATGAAGAACAAAGCGCCCATCACCATTGACCTTCTTTTCTCTTAAGGGATTAATGGAATGCTAAAGCCAAGAATACTATCTAGCCGATCAGCGAAGAGATGGAGTTGTGGTGAGCAGtgcagggcggggaggggtggagggcaggAGTAGGGCAGGGAGGCATTCCTTCTTATTTCCTGTCTTTCAGGCCCTACTGATTCCTAGATAGGGGAATAGGGACGGGCACTTTTAGCCCACTCTCTCCATAAGCTGGTCTGGAAAATTTCCCAGAGTTCCTGGCTCTGGAAAGAGTTTCCAGGAACGAAAGCAGTTGCTGCTCTTTCCCTCTTGCTAGAAGAATCAAACTGATAGTATCCACTGTTAGGCTACAAGGAGACAAACAGATAAGTAGAGAGCAAATGTTAGGAAAGAAAGCAGATATACTACCAATAAAATGCCTCCTAGGAATGAGTTTGTGAAAATATGGATGTACAGTGGGAAGTCCATATCCAATAACTGGTAGGCCatatacagtaaaaataaaagtggcGCCTGCATGCATGAGAAATTACTCTGTTTCTATTTCACCGcatctttttttcacattttgccCTTCACCTGAGGTAATTAAAActgattatttttcaaagtttcaaaataaactatatatcttatatatgttACACTTCTGAATGATGAATCTGATATTGCCTAAGGTCACCTTTTCAccattttaatgcttttaataaatatttgctattccTGTAACAAATCATTCCTATAGAAAATGCATTTCCTCCAAAATTTATGTGGCTCCTGGCAAGTAGCCATTTTTCAATTTCATGACCTACTTCCAATACATGTTTTTCATATTATAAACCACACTGTTTCATTTTTGGCTTGCTACAAGCAGGAATAGTatatgataaaacaaaaaaacaagaaaacccaaaatatgattaaaaaaaaaaccacaaccgagtgttgccagggggaggggaattaggagggggggtggggttatggacattggggagagtatgggctatggtgagtgctgtgaagtgtgtaaacctggcgattcacagacctgtacccctggggctaataatacattatatgtttattaaaaaattaaaaaattataaataaataggagaaaTTTGTAAATCAAAAGTTGTATTTAGATTATCTCAaccaattataaaaatttatttaaacttatattaatttttgaatttttttttaaatttttgaatatttaagttAAAAGAATCTTGATATCAATATTATGGCCATATACtcctttcttgaatttttttttttaaagattttgtttatttatttgacagacagagatcacaagtaggcagagaggcaggcagagagagagaggaggaagcaggctccctgctgagcagagagcccgatgtggggctccatctcaggaccctggaatcatgacccgagctgaaggcagaggctttaatccactgaaccacccaagcaccccgaatttttaatattaatatgtatgtatatataagatATGTGGATGTGTTATATGCTCATAATAACATCTCAGCTATATGGGTATCTCAATAGTAAAAGCATTTCAATCTTTAACAAAATTCCTTTGACATAATTTTGAGTTCCATCTCTGTCATATAATTTTGACTGCCTCATCTCATAAAAGAAGTATCTGTGCTTATCTTATTTTcgttaaaattgaaataaatcacaaaaaaagcaaactataagcagtttagaaaataataaagatccaCTTACAGATGACTTAAAGGTTAAAGGTTAAAGAATCAACCTTAAGGCCCAACTTAGGTTATGTTGTTCAAAGGATACTAGGGGAAATAATAGAGAAACTTTAACTCAGTGATTCACAAGTAAGTGTTGCAAGGAGCAATGACTGGTTAATAGGCCCAGAAGAAAGTATTTCCTGTAGGTTTGGAAAAGTTACATGACTCTGTCTTTGCTTGAACCACTCACAGTATTCAAGAACCCAGGAAGGACGCCTAGCAGTCCAcagtaaagaaaattatttgactTCATATAGGCAGAGACGCCTATTACTATCCTGCAGAACACTGTTCTTGAATAAGCTCTTACTCACAAGATCCTATAAAAGTTCAAATGGCCCAACCTCTTGGCTGACCTGGAGAAGTTATGTCATCAAGATTCCAGGGATTCTACTTTCTAGGAATTGTCCTTTTTCCCCAGCTCTTGAATTATACCACCCAAGATAACCTCATGGCAGGCCCATCTAGGACCTGTAGAAACTCTTGATGTTTTTGAGgtttacatatatttctttacaCAAAATATGTGATGTTTGAGTTTAAATCCCAGTCTACATTGAAGTGCTGGGGGTGAGGAAGAAATTATACTTGGAAAAATACCTGATCTTCTTCCTAAAAAAGGGAGCACAAGTGCACTGGGATCCACATAAGTCATAGGCACTGTAGATGGTGAGGGTTTTCTTCACTTCTGCCCATATCTGGCCTACACCACTTCACAGTGCCTGTACCAAGGATAAATAGTCATCTCCCATGCCATTATAAGGAGAATTGTGACATATATAAGGAAGATTCTATCATAGCAAGAGCTCCTGTGGCCCTGCATTGCCCTGCCAAAGTCAACAACTATGTCTGGGAGCTGACGTGTCTTGGCTGAAGTCAGCATTCAGGCTGATTATCTAGGTCACTGCAGCCTAGAGCAGCTGTAAGCTTTACTCATCCAGACAGCTCATAAGGCTAAGCTGATGCACCATTCTGTAAGTACTGATGCTGGGGTTGTTGAAAACCACCGAGAAATGATCTAACCAGAGTTTTCCATTCCTGAGACCCTTTTAGAAATAGCAGATAACTTGCTATAATCTCAGCGCTGCATAAACTGGAAGGGTTTGAGAAACAACCCAACTCAGCACCCGTGAAGACAGGTGCAATGGAAGTCTCTTTTATCAAGCTGGAGAAGACGAACTCCAACTATGCTCATGTTACAACAAGTCCTCGGATCTCTTCAGGTCGCTTGTATCAGTTGGGTCTTTGGATAATTTATATCGGGCTCAATATCTTTGAATATGCTAACATAAATAGGCCTTGCTCTAGGGCTGAGTATATAATCAGAAAGGCCTGGTCATACTGTCAAGGAGCTCCTGTAACAACATTCATATTCTAAATATCTTGAGGAGACTATTACTGTATGCTTCATCTCAGACCACTTTAGAGGGCTGACATACTATCCTAGACATAGGTAGTGTCCTAATGAAAATGCTCCTCTATTACCTGTTCCTGAATGAGTAAACTGCCTGACTGGCATCCCCAGCTACATAATATCCAACAGAGTTTTGGTAGAACCATTTAAGGTGCTCTATGTACAAAAGTATCTTCCTATCATTAATTATTCTCAGATCAGTGACAAGTCAGACATATGAAGATCAGGATCTTTAATACCTCCCCATAGGTTAAGTACGCTGCTTACCCTCCTACATAAAGTGATGTCCTCCATGCATCTACAAAGCATATTCCCCTTGCATTGGCAATttcagatttcacttttttttttttttacttctgcatACCAGAAAGCTCCACTTTGACAAAGGCAGCCTGACAATCCTTGAAGGAATTCATGCTGGAATCCACTCTGGGTGAGCGAAACTCTGTCACTGTGGGAAGACAGCCAAGCACTGTATGTACCAGGGCTGGTGTAGCTCCCTCAGGTTATGCCACTTATCTCTCTGCTACACTGGTACTCTGGAAAGTTCCATTCACAGACCAATCCATTGACCTCTGCCACATCTCTTAATTACTCTGTTGTTCTTTGACTCTCCAGGCCATTATCTTCACTATAATGTAATTCCTCTTAGTAGTGATTCTGATTCTCCACCCTAATACATATCATCTGAGTGAAGCTTATTTCTCATTCCTAACcctcaaggaccctgggatctctgATCTGAGACTGTTCCCACTTGTCTCACTCTAGCCATATGGAACTGCTTACATTTCCTAGATAAGTTATGCTCTCTCTGACCTCAGTATCTTAATTACTTGTTCACTTCCAGGGATAATTCTCCTACTTCTTCACCTGGCTAATATCTCCTCTCTCAAGATCCAGTATTATCTTCTAGAAAGCCAACACTGACTATTCTGTGGAATTCTATGCCCCTTGTTGATGCTTCCATAGTACACTTTGCACACACTGATCACGAACTTGCTATACTCCACTAACACTGCCTATCATCCACACAGTCCATTCAGGGCAAGAGTGAGACATCTATGAATCCTAGTATCCAACCTAGTGATTTTACATGtcaatgttcaataaatatatgttgaataaatgaaaaggtaGAATAATACTTCACTTACTTCCAGAAAGAAATGTAACCATCTtatattaaaatttgtaaaagATACCAGAGAAGGACGTCTGGTTCCAGTAGTAGGGCAGACTGGGCTAATGTGGAACTCTCTAAAAATTCCATATAAACAG
Proteins encoded in this region:
- the SPATA9 gene encoding spermatogenesis-associated protein 9 isoform X1, giving the protein MPIKPVGWICGQVLKNFSGRSILEGIQKVIMDLTDEFKDEFPTILRLSQSNQKREPMQKTSKIRMAVALARINRGTLIQGLNTISRSSKSVAKLLHPQLACRLLELRNISHRLLREVNAPKQPLYNVQVRRGSLFEIISFPAKTALTSIICASYAALIYLTVCVNAVLEKVKKIFQEEESIRQKREENENLRKAFSEPVLSEPTFPEGEIKAKPYRSLPEKPDNIADRPKLPANKLNNKIQVLHSVFDQSAEMNE
- the SPATA9 gene encoding spermatogenesis-associated protein 9 isoform X2, whose product is MPIKPVGWICGQVLKNFSGRMEGIQKVIMDLTDEFKDEFPTILRLSQSNQKREPMQKTSKIRMAVALARINRGTLIQGLNTISRSSKSVAKLLHPQLACRLLELRNISHRLLREVNAPKQPLYNVQVRRGSLFEIISFPAKTALTSIICASYAALIYLTVCVNAVLEKVKKIFQEEESIRQKREENENLRKAFSEPVLSEPTFPEGEIKAKPYRSLPEKPDNIADRPKLPANKLNNKIQVLHSVFDQSAEMNE
- the SPATA9 gene encoding spermatogenesis-associated protein 9 isoform X4 is translated as MWAVEGIQKVIMDLTDEFKDEFPTILRLSQSNQKREPMQKTSKIRMAVALARINRGTLIQGLNTISRSSKSVAKLLHPQLACRLLELRNISHRLLREVNAPKQPLYNVQVRRGSLFEIISFPAKTALTSIICASYAALIYLTVCVNAVLEKVKKIFQEEESIRQKREENENLRKAFSEPVLSEPTFPEGEIKAKPYRSLPEKPDNIADRPKLPANKLNNKIQVLHSVFDQSAEMNE
- the SPATA9 gene encoding spermatogenesis-associated protein 9 isoform X6 codes for the protein MDLTDEFKDEFPTILRLSQSNQKREPMQKTSKIRMAVALARINRGTLIQGLNTISRSSKSVAKLLHPQLACRLLELRNISHRLLREVNAPKQPLYNVQVRRGSLFEIISFPAKTALTSIICASYAALIYLTVCVNAVLEKVKKIFQEEESIRQKREENENLRKAFSEPVLSEPTFPEGEIKAKPYRSLPEKPDNIADRPKLPANKLNNKIQVLHSVFDQSAEMNE
- the SPATA9 gene encoding spermatogenesis-associated protein 9 isoform X3 translates to MAASSGLDTSWRAGGVEGIQKVIMDLTDEFKDEFPTILRLSQSNQKREPMQKTSKIRMAVALARINRGTLIQGLNTISRSSKSVAKLLHPQLACRLLELRNISHRLLREVNAPKQPLYNVQVRRGSLFEIISFPAKTALTSIICASYAALIYLTVCVNAVLEKVKKIFQEEESIRQKREENENLRKAFSEPVLSEPTFPEGEIKAKPYRSLPEKPDNIADRPKLPANKLNNKIQVLHSVFDQSAEMNE
- the SPATA9 gene encoding spermatogenesis-associated protein 9 isoform X5 — protein: MEGIQKVIMDLTDEFKDEFPTILRLSQSNQKREPMQKTSKIRMAVALARINRGTLIQGLNTISRSSKSVAKLLHPQLACRLLELRNISHRLLREVNAPKQPLYNVQVRRGSLFEIISFPAKTALTSIICASYAALIYLTVCVNAVLEKVKKIFQEEESIRQKREENENLRKAFSEPVLSEPTFPEGEIKAKPYRSLPEKPDNIADRPKLPANKLNNKIQVLHSVFDQSAEMNE